A genomic segment from Triticum dicoccoides isolate Atlit2015 ecotype Zavitan chromosome 1A, WEW_v2.0, whole genome shotgun sequence encodes:
- the LOC119268732 gene encoding probable methyltransferase PMT10 isoform X2 translates to MEVCAISLKLRKHLMFIVAWFMDHRRHRQVLLQGRDIEEGSTRGRKQVWFSNVPHTWLVADKGGQNWITKAKGKFTFPGGGSQFIHRASQYLDQIFKMVPSGSRTRVFLDVGFGVTSFGPYLISREFEHGVPAMVATNLTPAIIQCSRCRINSTCDGELRDGGPSSQTDHVGRL, encoded by the exons ATGGAAGTATGTGCTATATCTTT gAAATTAAGGAAACATCTCATGTTCATTGTCGCCTGGTTTATG GACCATCGTCGACATAGACAAGTTCTGCTTCAAGGACGAGACATAGAAGAAGGCTCGACAAGAGGAAGGAAGCAG GTGTGGTTTAGCAACGTACCTCATACATGGTTGGTTGCTGACAAAGGAGGGCAGAATTGGATTACAAAGGCTAAAGGTAAATTTACATTTCCTGGAGGAGGAAGCCAGTTTATACATAGAGCAAGTCAATACCTGGATCAAATATTTAAG ATGGTACCATCTGGCTCTCGCACTAGAGTTTTTCTGGATGTTGGCTTTGGAGTAACAAGTTTTGGGCCATACTTAATTTCACGTGAATTTGAGCATGGTGTTCCTGCAATGGTGGCAACTAATTTAACACCGGCTATTATCCAATGTTCCCGCTGTAGAATAAATTCGACATGTGATGGTGAGCTGAG AGATGGAGGACCTAGCTCTCAAACGGACCATGTTGGGAGATTGTGA
- the LOC119268732 gene encoding probable methyltransferase PMT10 isoform X1, whose amino-acid sequence MEVCAISLKLRKHLMFIVAWFMDHRRHRQVLLQGRDIEEGSTRGRKQVWFSNVPHTWLVADKGGQNWITKAKGKFTFPGGGSQFIHRASQYLDQIFKMVPSGSRTRVFLDVGFGVTSFGPYLISREFEHGVPAMVATNLTPAIIQCSRCRINSTCDGELSLFISMKRPNMRHGKICSLILS is encoded by the exons ATGGAAGTATGTGCTATATCTTT gAAATTAAGGAAACATCTCATGTTCATTGTCGCCTGGTTTATG GACCATCGTCGACATAGACAAGTTCTGCTTCAAGGACGAGACATAGAAGAAGGCTCGACAAGAGGAAGGAAGCAG GTGTGGTTTAGCAACGTACCTCATACATGGTTGGTTGCTGACAAAGGAGGGCAGAATTGGATTACAAAGGCTAAAGGTAAATTTACATTTCCTGGAGGAGGAAGCCAGTTTATACATAGAGCAAGTCAATACCTGGATCAAATATTTAAG ATGGTACCATCTGGCTCTCGCACTAGAGTTTTTCTGGATGTTGGCTTTGGAGTAACAAGTTTTGGGCCATACTTAATTTCACGTGAATTTGAGCATGGTGTTCCTGCAATGGTGGCAACTAATTTAACACCGGCTATTATCCAATGTTCCCGCTGTAGAATAAATTCGACATGTGATGGTGAGCTGAG CCTGTTTATAAGCATGAAGAGGCCCAACATGAGGCATGGAAAGATATGCTCCTTAATACTATCAT AG
- the LOC119268732 gene encoding probable methyltransferase PMT10 isoform X3: protein MKLRKHLMFIVAWFMDHRRHRQVLLQGRDIEEGSTRGRKQVWFSNVPHTWLVADKGGQNWITKAKGKFTFPGGGSQFIHRASQYLDQIFKMVPSGSRTRVFLDVGFGVTSFGPYLISREFEHGVPAMVATNLTPAIIQCSRCRINSTCDGELSLFISMKRPNMRHGKICSLILS, encoded by the exons AT gAAATTAAGGAAACATCTCATGTTCATTGTCGCCTGGTTTATG GACCATCGTCGACATAGACAAGTTCTGCTTCAAGGACGAGACATAGAAGAAGGCTCGACAAGAGGAAGGAAGCAG GTGTGGTTTAGCAACGTACCTCATACATGGTTGGTTGCTGACAAAGGAGGGCAGAATTGGATTACAAAGGCTAAAGGTAAATTTACATTTCCTGGAGGAGGAAGCCAGTTTATACATAGAGCAAGTCAATACCTGGATCAAATATTTAAG ATGGTACCATCTGGCTCTCGCACTAGAGTTTTTCTGGATGTTGGCTTTGGAGTAACAAGTTTTGGGCCATACTTAATTTCACGTGAATTTGAGCATGGTGTTCCTGCAATGGTGGCAACTAATTTAACACCGGCTATTATCCAATGTTCCCGCTGTAGAATAAATTCGACATGTGATGGTGAGCTGAG CCTGTTTATAAGCATGAAGAGGCCCAACATGAGGCATGGAAAGATATGCTCCTTAATACTATCAT AG